TATCAAGTCAATGCATCCGAATCTAGATCTGGAGAAGGTACAGGAATAGGCCTCGCATTAACAAAAGAATTAGTGATTCTCATGGGTGGTACTATTGAAGTAAAAAGTGAACTTCATAAGGGGAGTGAATTTATTATTGATTTGCCTATCACAAGAAATGCTGCAATAGCCAAAGACCAGCACTTCGACGCCAAGCCGGAACCATTAATCTCAAATGTAGAAAACAAAATTCTAAGTGTAGAAAATTTTGATCCTAATTCTGAAATACCGTTGTGCTTACTTATTGAAGATAATCACGATGTTGCTCATTATTTAGAGACTTGTTTAAAGCACAACTATCAAACGATACATGCTCGTAATGGAATTGAAGGCATTGAACTTGCTTTAGAAAAAATACCAGACATTATTATTTGCGATGTAATGATGCCGGGTAAAAATGGTTACGAAGTTTGTAAAACGCTGAAAACCGATGAGCGAACTGACCATATTCCAATTATTATGCTTACCGCTAAAGTTACTTTAAAAGATCGGCTTACTGGTCTTTCGCATGGAGCAGATGCCTATTTGACAAAACCCTTTGTAAAAGCAGAATTGTTTACCCGATTAGATCAACTTATTGTTCTCCGAAAAAAAATGTTGCTTAAAATAGAAAATAGCAACTTTAGTACTTTTATGAATAAGAAAGCTGAAAATCCTGAAACTAAATTCCTTCAAAAGGTCATACAGTTCATAAATGATGATATTGAAAATTCCTCTTTTGGTTCAGAAAGTCTGGCAAGTAAGTTGAATTTAAGTGAATCTCAAATTTATAGAAAGCTGAAAGCAATTACTGATAAATCTACTGCTGTTTTTATACGTTCAGTTAGATTACAAAGAGCGAAGGAATTAATTCAAACGACTGATAAAACGATTTCAGAAATTGCTTATGAGGTTGGTTTTAATAATCCTTCATGGTTTAGCCGTGCTTTTAAAGAGGAATTCGGACAGACTCCAGGTGATTTCAAGTAGCTTATAAACAGGTGTTTAACATTTTTTATTGCATAAGTTTGCAATAATAGTATAATACTTTCCTACACAATTCATAATTACTTCTATTGATTGAAATAATAGTGAACATCATTATTTAATAATCACAATATCATTGCATCATAATAACTATAAAACATATATTATGAAAAACACAATGAGAATTTTACCGCTTGCTATTATTATGATTATAAGCTCTTGTAGTAGCGAAACATTTACTGAACCACTGCCGGATAAAACTAAATCTGTGGTCGTTATTATTGATCATAACGATAATGAAATTCAGGAGTCTTTATCAACACTCCATCGAAATAGAGACGGAATTGCAGTAAGCTTTAAAACTAATGGGTTAATACCAGGAAATGTATATACTTTATGGTATGTAATCTTTGGAGAGACTTCAGGGCCACCAACATCTACTTACGCAGGTGGTATTATATCAGATGGAAATGGAAATGGTAATTTTACGGCACAAAAAAGTATTGGAGAGATATTTAATAACCCCCTTACTGCTGAAGTGCATTTGGCATTACGAACTCATGGGCAAGCTCAACCGGGAATGATAGCTAGTCAGATCCAGACTATGGATGGCGGGTGTCTTTTACCTGATATTGGTTTTCCATCGGGTCCTACGCTACATCCAGATTCTGACCAGTTAGGGTATTGTGCTAATATTCAAGTTGCCATGCATCCTGCCGTAAAATAAAAATACGGTTTACAAAAGTAGAACAGTAACTGTTTTATTGAAGAAAAAAAACAGCTTGAAACCATCATTTTAAGCTGTTTATTTTTATAATTTCTTAAAATAGGGAATAACCCCTTTTTTAATGGGGAAAAACCCTTTTGGGCAGTACTATAATTTTTCACTATCTTGTTAGACTTAAAAATATACTATATAAATACCAGTATTCTAGATTTGTAAATTCTATCCAACAATGAAACTATTTCAACGTGATTTTATTGTGCCAATGAGAAAATACCGTTTGCATAGCCTTTTGATAACTTTCTTATTCTTTAATTTTTCTTATTCTTTTTCTCAGCAGATCAAAAATTCTAATACAGAACTTACACCTCTAGAAATTTGGGAATCTGGATTACCATATATTGAAAACTATAACTATGCTGATTATAAGAATAGCCCATGGAACTTTAGAATTATAGAAGGAAATAATGGATTTATTTATGTAGGGAATGGTGAAGGAGTCCTTGAATTTGATGGTAATACATGGGAGTTTATTCCAACAGAATTTAAAGATTGGGTGATGGCTTTCTCTAAAACAGTAAATGATAAAATATATGTAGGAGGTCGCCGAGATTTAGGGTATTTGGAACCGGATGAACTTGGTACAATGAAATATAAATCGCTCACAGCTAATCTTGATCCCAACTTTAAAGATTTCAATGGTTTTGCCTCAACGAAAACAGATGGTATTTCTTCAACTGTTACAAATGGAGATAATGTGTATTTTTCATCCTCTAAATACCTTTTTAGATGGGACGGTGAAAAATTTAAAACTTGGAAGGCACAGGAAGAGTTTGGCGAAATTTTTAAGGTAAATGGTTCACTATATATAATTGATTTAGGTGTTGGATTACAAAAACTAGTTGATGATTCTTTTCATGTAATTTCTGGCTCGGAGATTTTAACTAAAAATTATGAAAAACGTATTGTAGAAATACGCGAAATGTTACCCTATCGAAATAATCAAATCTTAATTATTCATTCAGATCAGGGCATGGTACTTTACAATGGTGAAAATTTTGAACCATTTAACGAAAAAAGCAATGAAATTTTAGAAAAAAGCAATATATATGGTGGAGTTGCTTTATCAAATGGAGATTATGCACTTGCATCACTTGTTTCCGGAGTATTTATAATTGACGGAAAAACAGGTGAAATAAAAAAGAGAATTGGAAAAAGACACGGTTTGACTAGTAATGAACTTTATGCTATATATGAAGACAGTAATGGTGCGATTTGGGTTTGTGGTGGTGAAGGTATTTCTAAGATAGAATGGGCATCACCGTTTAGAATATTCAATGATTTGAGTGGGTTAAATGAAATTGTGACTTCTGTATGTTATCAGTCAGGTAAATTATTTGTTGAGAGTAACGGACTATATTATTTGGCAAAGGACAATTCTTATATGGAGAATAAAAAGTTGGTTTTTGAAAAAATAAAAGGGATTAGGGCTGGTAGACTTATGGGTATTACTTCTTCTAACAATAATATATTTACTTATAATGAAAGTCAAATTTATAAAATTAGTAATACTTATGAAGCAGAACTTATTATTGAAATGGTGATTGGTTTTTCTTCTATTGTAAAATCAAAAGTAAATAATTCAAAATTTCATTTGGCTACGTATGATAAAGAGTTATATGAACTTAACCTTATAAATAATAAATGGTATACTGAATTTGTTCTTCAAACAGATGGAGTCATAACAGATATTGAGGATGATTCCTTAGGTAATCTATGGTTTGCTGTACACGATAAGGGGTACTATTATGGTGAAAAGTTATCTGATAATATAGAAAGTACAACTAATTTCGAGATTAAAAAATACAAATCTATGGATGAACTTCCGTCGATTTCAAAAAGTTTTATCACTAAATTTAAAAATGAATTGGTCGTAAATACGGACGAAGGTTATTATAAATTTAATAATAATGACCAAACTTTTGAAAAGTATAGTTTATGGCCAAATCAGTACGATAAATATGGCGAGAATACGGTTGTCGAATTTGGTTTTGAGAAATTTGATAATAAAGGTGAATTATGGCATACAACTAGAGCTGATAATGTAACTAGAGTCTTTAAACTCTCTCAAGATAAACTTACTGAACTTAAAGAAATTAAGCTGTTTTCTGATTCTAGAATAGAATATTTTGAGCTTATGGGTGAAATTTCGCTTTTCGTTACAACAAATAACGGTATACTTATGTATAATCCGAATATGGTTAGATCTTTCAACAAAAACTTGAGCACTAAATTAAGAAAGGTATGGATAAATAATGATTCTTTGATTTATGCTGGCTCTGACCGGTACAAGAACATGGAAGATAGTTTTGAACTGCCTTTTAAAAAAAATACACTAAAATTTGAATATTCTCTTCCTTATTACACCAAATCAGAAAACAATACGTATCAATATATCTTGGAAGGTTTTGACGATGACTGGTCGTCTTGGTCTACCGAGACAAAAAAAAATTACACCAAAATACCTGAAGGTGACTACACATTCAAAGTACGCTCTAAAAACATTTATGATGAATCTGGAAATGAAGATAGTTATTACTTCACCATTTTACCACCATGGTATAGAACATGGTGGGCATACCTATTATATATTATTGGATCCATCGGTGTTGTAACCTTATATTCTAAATGGAGGTCTAATGAGTTGCAGAAAAAGAATGTAGCACTTGAAAATACCATTAACAATCGTACACTTGAAATAAGACAAAAGAATAAACTTTTGAATCACCAAACGGAGCAATTAGAGCAGTTGAACGAATCAAAAACAAGGTTGTACTCAAACATCACCCATGAATTTCGTACACCATTAACCGTAATCTTAGGGATGGTGGACACCTTAAAAACAAACGTGCCTTTTAATAGTTTCGAAGGAGCTGAAAAATCATTAGAAATGATTCGACGTAACGGTAAAAATTTATTAAAATTAGTTAATGAGCTCTTAGATTTGGCAAAGGTTGAGAGCGGCTCAATGGAGTTGAATTTGATTCAGACTGATGTTATACCGTTTGTCAAATATTTGAGTGAAAGCTTTCATTCTTTAGCGGAAGCTAAGAAAATAAATCTCACTGTTTATTCTGAAATTGACGGCTTGGAAATGGATATAGATGTGAATAAGATGGCATCGATTATTTCCAATTTGCTTTCAAATGCAATTAAATTTACTTCTGCTAACGGAAAGATAATAGTGCATCTGAACAAAGCAAAAAATGATGGTGCTAAAGTATTCATAATAAAAGTACAAGATAATGGGTTAGGATTGTCAGAAGACGACATTGCCTCATTATTTGACCGTTTCTATCAGGCAGATAACCGAAATTTACAATATCAAGTAGGTACAGGTATCGGACTTTCTTTGGTAAAAGATTTTGTAGAATTAATGAATGGAACTATTGGGGTTGAGAGTATTCTCGGTAAAGGAAGTACGTTTACTGTTCAACTTCCTGTAACCCATAATGCAGTTAAGACGGTAGATGCTTCAATAACGATAGAGCCAACTATAAAAAAAGAAACTAATATTATAAAATCAGAACCAATTGACTCGAATGGGCTTTCTACTTTGCCATTAGCTCTTATAATTGAGGATAATGAAGATGTAGCCCATTATTTAAAAACTTGCTTAAAAGGAAAGTACCAAACCATGCATGCCATAAATGGCAATTTAGGTATAGAAATGGCCTTTGAAAAAATACCTGATATCATTGTAAGTGATGTTATGATGCCTGGGAAAGATGGTTTTGAAGTGTGTACAATACTAAAAACAGATGAGCGTACAGACCATATACCTATAGTAATCTTAACCGCTAAAGTAACAACAGAAGATCGTTTAACAGGACTATTACACGGTGCAGATGCCTATTTGGCCAAACCCTTTAACGAAAAGGAATTATTTATTCGATTAGATCAATTGGTTTTACTCCGAAAAAAATTAAATGAAAAAATTCAAAAAGAGGGCTTAAATTCATTTCTGGACAAACAAGTAGAAAGTCCAGAAACAAAATTTCTTATAAAAGTTAAACAATTTATAAATGAGGATATTGGCAATTCTGAATTTGGTTCAGGAAACCTTGCAAACAAATTGAATTTAAGCGAGTCGCAAGTCTATAGAAAATTGAAGGCCATTACTGATAAATCTACTGCGGTTTTTATCCGTTCAGTAAGATTGCAAAGAGCGAAAGAATTAATTCAAATTACAGACAAAACCATTTCTGAAATTGCTTACGAGGTCGGTTTTAACGATCCATCTTGGTTTAGTAAGGCCTTTAAAGATGAATTTGGTTTTGCACCTAGTGAAATTAATAAGTAGTTGATTTTTAGTCAATTAATTTTATTTTTCATGCTCCAATGCAATAATAGTACTAGCTTTTTCTTACTGATGATCTAATATTACTAGTTTTTGATCCAATAGTACACGCCCCTTAATAAATCACTTTTTAATTTTACAACAGTAATTCGTATACGATAGAAATTCTTAAAAATATTTCTAAAGAGATAAAGCTATTAAACATCATATTAAGATGCCAAAAATAAATATTTGTAAAAAATGAAAATTATGAAAACTAAGAGCGTACATGTAAAAAACAGGAACAATTCAGCTTGTTGGAAAAATGCAAGCAAGAGCAACTACAGTTTATTACACTACATCATTATTCTGTTAATATTTAGTGCAAGTAATACTCTACAGTCCCAAGCAAGCTTAGCTGCTGAAAACAGAATTGATGATTTAGTTGTAACAACAGATGATGGAGAGAAAAAAACCTACTCAGTTTTTAGAGATGCTGAACAAACAGATCAATATTATTATGTACCTAATGAGGCTCGAGTTACAACGACTAAAGATAAAAAAGGAAAAGAATTTCCAGATCTTACATTGTTACGCTATCAATATGACCCATCAGATGGTGGTCCAACACAACAAGGAGGTATTATACAAGGCACAATGACTATGGCTGCAGAACCAGAGGTAATTGAAACTATGAAGAAATATATCTTAAAAAAGGCACCGAAAGCCGGAACAATCAAATTAGCCCCAATACCGCTTGAAAAATGTGACTTTGAAATAAGAACTGAAAAGGGACTGTTTTTAGGAAATCCTGAAACTAATACAGCTTTTCAAGGCCCTTTAATTGCTAATCAAAAAATGGGTTTTAGTTTAAGCTTGAATGAATTAGGTGCAGCAGTTATATCAGAACTAGCCACTGGAAAAGGAGGTGTTTTAATAAGTGTTTCTATAAAGTACAGAGGTTTAACTCCACCTTGTGGATATAATATTACTGGAAAATGGGAAAGTGTTTATGAATATTATCAGAAACAAACAAAATTAGAAGGGGGATTAAGTTTGGGACCCATTAAGTTAGGAGGGAGTAAAACAAAGGAAGAAATAATTGAAGACCTCAATGAAACTAGTGGTGTAAAAGTGGAAAGAATAAAATGTCCATCACCTGAAAATGCTACCGGAAATTCTACTGATGAATCTTTGGAAGACGAACATTTTCAAAGGCTAAAAGATAAAATAGAGAACGAGGTTCTGAGTAAAGAATACAAAACAAAAGAGGCACGCTTAACCGAATTACAATCATTATATGAAAGTACTGATGATGAAGGAATTAAAAAGAAATTAATGGATGAAATTACTATGGGTGAGAAGTCATTAAAAGCGGGATATCAAAACTCGGTAAAAGATATTAAAAACATGAAAAAAGGTACTATTTCTTATGATTCAAGGACTCAATATCTAGAGTCTAGAGAAACTACGTTCTTTGGGCTAATAGGCTTTTCAAAGTTTAATATGACCGAAGAGGAGCTAAAAGAAAATGGGCATATTATAGATATCAATGCTAATGATACGTTTCCATATATAGCAATAGGGTTACAGGATATAAACCTGAACTTCGACTTAAGATCATTAGCTCTCGATATAAGTTATACAAATAGCGAAGGTGACACAAATAGCTTAGCATGTAGATGGACTCCAGAAAAAAAGTGGAGAAACTTTGAAGGTGCTAGTATAGATTATTTGAGATTTAATTTGATAGGTGAAAAAGATATAGAAAGACGCAATGAACCTAAATTTAATATTAAACTACAAGTCAATTCAAAACTACTTAATGGTGATTTTATTATAGAAAAAGAAGTACAACTTGAAAAGGGTAAAAAAAACATGGATGGCATTGGCCAAATTACTAAACAGTTATCAATTGATGGCAGCAGTTTATCTTTTCATAAAATAACAGGTGATAATTCAGATTTAGATTTGGCAGAGGTTACCCTTAAAATAGGTGATCTAATTATTAAAAAAGCTATAAAACCATATGTTCAGAATGGAGTTTATGGGGAACCTAAACCTATAGTTTTACTAGTACCAAAAGATGAAACTTCCATATCTAGTGAAGTGAATTTTATAACTAAGAGGGAAGAAATTAAAAAAACAGCACTCATAGAAATAACTGAAAATACATTGCGAGATCTACAATGGAGAACTTTTGATGATGAATAGAAATCCTTACAAAATTGTACTATGAAAAATTATGTTAATTATATAGTCTTAGGTTTTTGTCTGATGATGTCTGTCAATTTGCTTGCACAGGTAAGAAAAACTAAAACAGTATCAAGTAAAAACACTAAGGTGTTTTATCAAGCAGGTAGAAAATCGGCAATAGTTTTACCCACACGAAAAATAATGCATAGGTCTGATAAGTTAGTTTGGGTTTATGCTACCAATACTTCGAAAGGTAATTGGCAAAGAGCTCAAGCCAAAGACAACGAATTATTTACAGAATTAAGAAAGAGCGGTGACTCATTATATAGAACGAATTTTAGTAATGATTTTAGAGTTCCGCGAATTGCATTTGAACCTGATCGATTTGAACAACATCCTGAATGGCTTACCAAAAACGGAAGCTTAGTAAAATCTGATGGAAGTAGTCGAATAGAATTGAAAGGTGCTACAGGCAAAACTAATATCTATTATCATAAAAACATTAATCTGCTATTGATGAGTTTTGCAGGTTATAACAAATATGGCCTACCAGAAACAAATCGAGCTAACACTAATCATATTATTGTAACAGACACCCTGATAATTCCACCTCACAGCATGGGATTTATGAATGTACAAAGGCGTAATAAAGGTTATGTTAAAATAATAGCGAATTGTATTATCTATGAGCGTCCGGTAAAAGTTACTTCAACAATGATTTCTGAAAAGACGAATTTTGTGATCTCTGCACGCAAGATATTATTAAAATCTCCATATAAAGACTTAACTGATAAAGCCCTTAATACTGCACCCTTTGTTTGGAAAGTAGATCCTAGTAATGTTGAATTTTACAAAGAAGCGTTTAAAGATATTGAGGAATTGCTTTTTAATAGGTTATTAATAGAGTATTTAAAACTAGTAACTATAAACTTACAAAACCCTGCAAATGATAGCTGGTCAAAGGATAGACTTTTAGCAAAATTTCAAACATACAGGGGACGGGTCAACTTCAATGAGTTAAACAATGATAGTGAATATTACAGCCTATTTACTGACCTATGCAAAGAATTCGATACCAAATACGGAAATGGTAAAATTGGTCCGCATAGAACAATTAATGACTTAGATATACTAGTAGAAGGTAACATACAAGATTTACCAGTAGTGCCATTTAAATATTATGCTGTACCATCAACGGCCACCCTTTTACCAGTTAAAAATCACGCTACTGGAGTACAAGATAAACTGGGTGATTTATATTATAAAGCTACTGGCGAATCAAAAATGTCAGTAACACTAGAAGTAAAATTAGGGTATGATGCAATAAAAATTGCTGAGGTTAAGAAGGCACTAAAGGAGAAAGGATTTGTTTTAGAAAATATCCCTCCTAAAACGGTAATGGCTATTAATGAACAACCTTTAAAAGCAAAGGGTAGAACAATCGGTGAAATAATACCTATTAGTAATCAAATTCTTCGATTTGAAATTGACCTTCCTGATGAAGGTCTAGACATCATAAAACTTTTTCTGAAAGACGATAATATTTTTGATTTAGACTATAAAGTATACCAAGGACAGAAAGAAAGTAATCAAAAAATAATGCTTACAATTCCTGAAAACATTTTAAAACAAATAGATTTTGCTGATTTACTCAATGAGTTTAACACCATTGAAAGTAATACAATGACAGTAACTGATGCTGTCATAATAACCAGCAATCTATCACCAGTTTTAGAAGGTAGTGGAGAAGGCACTTTAGAATATATAGAAGTATCCTTAGAATTTTTGTTTGATGACAAGACCGTATTTCGAGGTCCTGAAAGATTCTCTTCACACTCTGTAAATGGTTCAGAAAAGGAGATACCATTTATGAAACATTCAGATAATTATAAAATTATTGTAACGGGTACTGCATACTATGAATTTGGAAATAGAGAAATAATAAAAGAGAATAGCTTTACCAATACTGATAAATATATTACGCTACAAGAAAGCATGTTTAATAAGAATTAATACACGACTATTATGAAACTAATAATAAATATGATACTAATTCTAATAATTAGTACTGGGTTGATAGACACGAGAAATAGTACAAGTAGAACACAATTATTAAGTAACAAAAAAAAGATTTCCGATTTAGTAAAAGAAAATGATTCAACTTTAATAGCAAAAAGAAAAGCACATTATATGAAGTACCCAGAAAGGGGTAATTTAACTAAAGATCGTGAGGGCGTACACCCTAAAGCTAAGGTTCCCAAAGGACGCAAGGGAGAAGATAATTCAGGAATTACTTTGGCACTTGGTATCGATTTAGCCGCTGGGTTTAGCAAAAGTCACCAACGACAAAAAATTGCTGACGCCATAAATGCAGATGAAGATTTACGAGATTGGATAATTAGAGTACCAACAACCCGAGGTGAGAAAGCACGTTCTTGGTTAAAGAAAGAAGGTAACCATAGCCCAATTTTTAATAAAAATCAGATGAACCAACTTTACGAGTTTGGGTATAACTTTTTTATAGAAAGAGCTAAAAAAAGATTGCTGGGTACTACTGGGTATCCTATAGCGGATGTTATTCCAGAACATAGGCTTACCGAAACAGAGTTTGCAGATTTAGCATTAAATATTGCTGATGGTGACCAAGATTATTTATACGAGTTATTAGCTGACATTGCATGGAATTCGGGGCAGTTTGCCAGAGGGCGGCAGAACCATATTGCTCGTGCTTTAAAAGTTGAGGGTGATACATTAAGTAGGGTTGACAAGCAAATAATACGATTAAATGCTCTACGTATTCTTATTCATAATAGAAAAATTCCGACTAGTCGTAGTGGGAGAATAAATCGATTAGCCTGGATAGATTCTAAAGTGGATATTTTAAGACAAAATAGGTATTAAGGCCATGTTAAAGAATTAATAGACTAATAAAAAACTTAAAATAAGTAATTATGAAAACATATGTGAATACAGTTTTTGGAGTTATGTTTTTTTTATGCATGACTATTATACAAGCTCAAAATAGTGATTCTACGAATGACAGATTTCCTTTTGAATATAATGAGCGATCTAAAACTACTGAAGTTTCATTGATTTGGGATAAAGTGTATACTAATTTGTATGCGAGTTTTATGAATGAAGATAATGTCATAATACTACATAGTTATAGTAGTGCAACGGGCAAAAAAGAATACAACATGAAATTATCAAAAGAAAGAGGAAATGCAGTGAAAAAATTTCTAGTAAATAATGGTGTTGAAGCTTCAAGAATTAAAATTCAACCACATGGAGAACCAAACATTGAGAATTATGATGATGATTATGCAGGCGACAGAAATGTAATTCCAGAATTTAAAAGGCGAACAACAGAAAAATCCAAAGATTTTATAGATGCGTTTAAAAGCAAAGAAACGTTAGACGATGATATTAATGAAGGACATAAAATATTTTTAAAAATTGTTAATCCATACGTTACTTACATTAAAAATAAGTATCACCTTCAAGAACTACCAGGGCCAGGTAGGCCGTCAAAAGATGTAAATGAGTTCTTAAAACAAACTAAGGAAGTTTTTGATGATGCCAAGGGAGCTTATGGTGATGCAACTACAGGTGATTATAAAAATTTAGCGGAAGTAGTTGGTAACTATGGAGCAGCATCATTTATCGATTTGTTCACGAGCCTGCAAGCTGGTAAGGTTGCTAAAAATAGAAAGTTACTTTATGATGTAATTGGAGAGGCTTTTGCTACGGAATGCTTTCCAAATTACAATGCAAATATTGAAGATTGCACTATTATTGAAAAATTTTTATTTTACTCGGTAAAGTACAAAGTTAGTGGGCTTTCAAATTTGAAAAAATATAAGTTGAGGGTAAGATTTGTTGCTGGAAAAACGCATACGATGAGTACGTTTCCTCGGAGCTACCGGTTTGAGCGAAGCATGGATGATTACTCTATGTTTATGGCTAATATTCGCCATTATTTTGCATTATCCGATACAAGGTATAAAGATTAGTATTGAAATTTTAAAAGGGAAATAATTTTTATTTAGGCTTTTCAATTATTAGATTCAATAGCACTGTTTATTTCACAAATAGTGCAAGATATTGACAAAATAATGAAAGTAATTTTTTGTAGAATAACCTAACATTGTAACATCAAAAAATTGATTGATATCTCTATTAAAAATATGAAAGTTTTTAATAAAAGGATTTTGATTCCGATAAATTACATAGGGGTTTAGGACAATTTTCTTGTATACTCGTCCTAATTGATTTGATATTGAGATAAATAGCATTTATTTTCATTAACTTTTAAGATTAAAAACAATTAATAATAAATAACCATTAAATAAAAAGAAATGAAAACAAAACGACCACTTGCATTACTCTTAATTTTCGGAATTTTAGTAATAGGATGTAATGAAAAAGAAAAAGCAAAAGAACAAGAACAAATTGTAGCAGTTGAAGAAATTAAAATTGATTTAGTAAATGATGAGTTTCCAGAAGCAAAAAAGGAAATTATGGAAACTTTTGGAGCCATTGCACAAAGTTTAAAGGATGGTGATATGGATAAATTAATTTCTTTCCATGCCTATAGTCCAAAGTTTACTGAATTTAAAAATGGTGAACCACGTAATGGGGCTGAGGCAAATGAAACTTATGAGCGTGAAGTTTTTGGGGGTGTTACCGAAGTTGTAAAGTTCGATGCAAAGGACATGCAGATTGCAGTTTACGGAGATGTCGCTAACGTTACATTTCATTCAGATTTTCAATTAAA
The nucleotide sequence above comes from Aureibaculum algae. Encoded proteins:
- a CDS encoding hybrid sensor histidine kinase/response regulator transcription factor; this encodes MKLFQRDFIVPMRKYRLHSLLITFLFFNFSYSFSQQIKNSNTELTPLEIWESGLPYIENYNYADYKNSPWNFRIIEGNNGFIYVGNGEGVLEFDGNTWEFIPTEFKDWVMAFSKTVNDKIYVGGRRDLGYLEPDELGTMKYKSLTANLDPNFKDFNGFASTKTDGISSTVTNGDNVYFSSSKYLFRWDGEKFKTWKAQEEFGEIFKVNGSLYIIDLGVGLQKLVDDSFHVISGSEILTKNYEKRIVEIREMLPYRNNQILIIHSDQGMVLYNGENFEPFNEKSNEILEKSNIYGGVALSNGDYALASLVSGVFIIDGKTGEIKKRIGKRHGLTSNELYAIYEDSNGAIWVCGGEGISKIEWASPFRIFNDLSGLNEIVTSVCYQSGKLFVESNGLYYLAKDNSYMENKKLVFEKIKGIRAGRLMGITSSNNNIFTYNESQIYKISNTYEAELIIEMVIGFSSIVKSKVNNSKFHLATYDKELYELNLINNKWYTEFVLQTDGVITDIEDDSLGNLWFAVHDKGYYYGEKLSDNIESTTNFEIKKYKSMDELPSISKSFITKFKNELVVNTDEGYYKFNNNDQTFEKYSLWPNQYDKYGENTVVEFGFEKFDNKGELWHTTRADNVTRVFKLSQDKLTELKEIKLFSDSRIEYFELMGEISLFVTTNNGILMYNPNMVRSFNKNLSTKLRKVWINNDSLIYAGSDRYKNMEDSFELPFKKNTLKFEYSLPYYTKSENNTYQYILEGFDDDWSSWSTETKKNYTKIPEGDYTFKVRSKNIYDESGNEDSYYFTILPPWYRTWWAYLLYIIGSIGVVTLYSKWRSNELQKKNVALENTINNRTLEIRQKNKLLNHQTEQLEQLNESKTRLYSNITHEFRTPLTVILGMVDTLKTNVPFNSFEGAEKSLEMIRRNGKNLLKLVNELLDLAKVESGSMELNLIQTDVIPFVKYLSESFHSLAEAKKINLTVYSEIDGLEMDIDVNKMASIISNLLSNAIKFTSANGKIIVHLNKAKNDGAKVFIIKVQDNGLGLSEDDIASLFDRFYQADNRNLQYQVGTGIGLSLVKDFVELMNGTIGVESILGKGSTFTVQLPVTHNAVKTVDASITIEPTIKKETNIIKSEPIDSNGLSTLPLALIIEDNEDVAHYLKTCLKGKYQTMHAINGNLGIEMAFEKIPDIIVSDVMMPGKDGFEVCTILKTDERTDHIPIVILTAKVTTEDRLTGLLHGADAYLAKPFNEKELFIRLDQLVLLRKKLNEKIQKEGLNSFLDKQVESPETKFLIKVKQFINEDIGNSEFGSGNLANKLNLSESQVYRKLKAITDKSTAVFIRSVRLQRAKELIQITDKTISEIAYEVGFNDPSWFSKAFKDEFGFAPSEINK
- a CDS encoding OmpA family protein, translating into MKTYVNTVFGVMFFLCMTIIQAQNSDSTNDRFPFEYNERSKTTEVSLIWDKVYTNLYASFMNEDNVIILHSYSSATGKKEYNMKLSKERGNAVKKFLVNNGVEASRIKIQPHGEPNIENYDDDYAGDRNVIPEFKRRTTEKSKDFIDAFKSKETLDDDINEGHKIFLKIVNPYVTYIKNKYHLQELPGPGRPSKDVNEFLKQTKEVFDDAKGAYGDATTGDYKNLAEVVGNYGAASFIDLFTSLQAGKVAKNRKLLYDVIGEAFATECFPNYNANIEDCTIIEKFLFYSVKYKVSGLSNLKKYKLRVRFVAGKTHTMSTFPRSYRFERSMDDYSMFMANIRHYFALSDTRYKD
- a CDS encoding nuclear transport factor 2 family protein, translated to MKTKRPLALLLIFGILVIGCNEKEKAKEQEQIVAVEEIKIDLVNDEFPEAKKEIMETFGAIAQSLKDGDMDKLISFHAYSPKFTEFKNGEPRNGAEANETYEREVFGGVTEVVKFDAKDMQIAVYGDVANVTFHSDFQLKFGEDLVVVNDQISLLFVKTDKGWKIVSEHHSPLKKEES